In Lolium rigidum isolate FL_2022 chromosome 3, APGP_CSIRO_Lrig_0.1, whole genome shotgun sequence, the genomic window CTCCCACTCAAAATATGTCATCACATATGAGACCTAAGAAATCTATTTAATCTCCCACTCAATTTTATGCAACTACAGGTCTTCTCTTTATTTCGGTTAATTCCAAAATCATTTGATCGATCATCAAATGGAGAATTTCTTCTACGATATACTAGCATTCATATGATTTACAAAATCTGCTAGTTGTACATTTACAACTCTTCTTGAATTCAAGTATTCGAAGGAGATGCAGTTTTATTAATCTTTCATCAATTCTCATAATTGAAATCATTGCCAGTTAAATCCTTATGACTCAAGCAACGCTACATAAATGTAGTCAACCCTTTAAATTTTTCAAAACGACAAATCGAGCTTGATGTCTTTAATGAATTTTTCATTTCTTCTTTGGAAGAGTATTAAATAACACCTTTACTTAATAAGACAAGGAATCATAATACTTTATAATCTTGAATGTAAATCCAACTTGAGGGTTTAGGATTTCATGACTCTTAAGTCATTTGTCCtgcatgaatagtacttttaacTTATGAAAGATGATTGGGGATGTACATGCcgcaaacttccaccatgattaggcatggcttCAGTTGGCGGCCTAATGTTCTCCTCTAACATATATGCACATTCGAAGCTTTTACATGATAACTGATGGTAACAACTAtgtgtgtaccaactcgttgggactccaagtgcaaagtGTTATAGCAAGCGTCTTTTCTCCATAaggatgactcgagggtttatatagaACTCTCGGGAATTGGATTAGAAGCTAAattcttcctctcttcttctagcaacctgcaaaataaagttCTTTCCTTGTGACCCCAACTTCActatgtggttgtcaagcacaagatttCGTATTAGTAATAGAAAATACAAGTAAACAGTAAAGTAaaaaaactaagcaaactaaataaaaacaAATAAATTAAGGCTAATGGTATTTGGGTTTTGTGGATGTGTATGTGGAGAAAGCATTTTGGTATTTTCAGATTAAATAATAACAATGAATGTAAAGTGTGGTGATAGTGTTATAAAAGTGTTTCTAATGATTCAAAATGGACCGGGTCCATTGGTTCACTTGTCTAATctccttttaagttgtagtgaacacaaacaattcatcaatgaaataatattggtggaagttcaacatgtgtttgataagcattcacaTGGGCattacatcctaacatagagatgatgcaacacatctctcttatactcctcaagaaagggaaaactccaagcaatcttgaattaagaatcaacagagtATAGCCTTAAGTAATTGGATATAATGTTTGAATATCAGATATGTTACCTTGATAAACAAGATTATCACATTGTCGCAtgataattatagcacatttattcactTTGTCCCTAGTGGGGCAGCAAAGaaaggtaaataccatagtagatcttgaatttgttgtAACTAATCCATTactaccaccatgctactccatatGATACACACTTCTTCCCACACAtggtcttgcatacaagttggatcagaacaagtacttaagaacaGGGTACATGATATACATCTatcaatgcatcttacacataataggtttcaatctcatatatcaatatcatagaataaagatccaccacataagaattacatatatgactatAATCATGTTGGCCAGCTCATATGATACTACATCTATGAAAAACATgaaagaaatagatcaagctacttccacaaacccatagttTAGAGGTGGACTacttcctcttcatcatggtggactactccctctttatcatggtgatgatggtgtagattttggagaaggtggagatccctccaaaGGTGGCCCCGATGGAGTTTTCCCCGCCAATCTTCGCTGGTTCTGACTATGTTTTGGTCACTGTTCAAATAATTGGCCGACatgccgatttatcgtgaatcgggtggtaaccgataagatttcatCATATCGACTAATTTATCGCGTCACCGATATTTCGCCCGATTTTCACTCTCATGGCCGATATTTCGCCTGATTTTCACTCTCATGGCTGATATTTCGGCCAATTATCAGTGAAAATTTCAATGAAAATTTTTATGGCAgtcgatattttcatcctatggttTCGTAGAATTAGCtcaaattttccattttttattgattcaaatgcaagaaATCAAGGTAATACTTGTGCAATACTCTAATATTATTTTTTGCATAACATATAATAGAAAATTTAGTGTCGAAAATTAGgatttataaaaaaaaaattgataaatGGCAGATCGATAAAATAAATTAATCGGTCGGTAAACGATTAATCTTTATTTTAAGACTGATAAATAATGATAGATAAGTTAAAATTAACGATTTCTTAAATATCGGTTTTGGTTGCCGGGTGCTGGCTCCGCCCATGCATACAGTTCCAAAGCACATATTATTGCTGTGTCTGCAAAAATCTACACGTCCCTCCCAGCACCTCATCCTAAAATATACTACTCCCGCTGTTGTCTCAACTTTGCCTAAAATATATTACTCCCTCTGATGTCTCAGCTTTATTTAGATATCAATGCATCTAGAACATATTTTAGTGTGTACATACATAcaaatctagacaaagctgagacaTACTTCTTGGGACGGATAGAGTAAAATAAGGAGAATAAGTGAACACCTACTCTCCTACTAGGCTACTAGCACAAGGCGACACCAGTACATTAGTACGGCTACATATATTCTCTAATCACTACATTAGTACGGCTACATATATTCTCTAATCACTGGGCAATTCTACTTTCTTCTTGACCGAGGAAGCAACTACTTCAGCAGGCGACACCGGACCCTGTTCAGCGAGTCTAACGGCATGGATGGATCTTCATGATGCTTCAAGATGCTTGTGCTGAAGGGGTGCGGCGTAGAATCCAAGCTGCCACCCGCATGCAGTCTCCTGTACTCCTGCAACATCCGCAGCTTCACGAAACGATGGAGAATGGACCACCGCTCGATGTCCCGGACCTCGGATGCGAAATCTTGGAAAGTGAGTGCCTTTTCAGCTCTGAAATGCAAAGGAAGGGCGTTAAAACAGAATTTTTCGAAACAGTTCATGGTATTGATTCTGAGCTGTAACTGGAATATCATACCTTGACACGGAGCGTTCCAGCTCGTCAAACCTCGTATTAAAGGTTTCCAGAACTTCAGATACAATATTATTGTCTTCCTTTCCAGAGGTGCTGGTCTCGTTCGGTGGCCTGACCAAATACACACAAGATGAAGACTATCAAGGCCAACACAATATAACGCTCCATAGACAACAGGAAGAAACTATCTGGTTATGAAATAGTTATAGCACTTTGATGAACTCGGGTTTTTTTATCACCCAGATTGCAGCATAGCCTACTCCTAAGGTACTTAGAGTTAGGAGGTTAGCTGGTATGCTAAATATGGGTAACATTCAAAAATTAAAATGTGCTTACATGTATTCACTTTGCATGGCATTATCCGTGCGATACATATCACTAACCACCAATTTAGAAATGTGGTACACAACAGTTTCACTGGAATTCGTGACATTTGCTGCAAGAAGTCTCGCTGGCGGAACAGGAAGGACATACTGAATCAAGCTAGTCGTTAAATCAAGTCTTCTCTGAGCTCGAGAAACGACGGTACTATTCTCCGCAAAAGTTGCATTTTCACCATCTACCTGTTATGAATGGTAAGCTTGTCAGTCTATATGAAATTGATGTGGCAATAGGAACGGTTTTCATGCAATATGAGGTATACAACCTTCTCAGGCAATCTTTCAGTGGCGTTAGCACAATCCAACTCAGGGCCGCTGCATTGAGAAAAGACAGAACATGCATTACGCACTTTAAAATGTAGAGTGCAGAAGCACACAAAGAAGCAAGTCGGACAGAAGAGCTCAAATCCATGATTTTGTATAAAGACGATTTCTATCTCAAAGTAATCACCTTAGACATTGCATTTTCCCACCCCGAGACATGACTTGTTCATGCGATGTTAAAACATACGCTGTTGATCTTTTCCGTTTTATTGGTCGCGAAACCACCTCGCCATCTAACTTGTTAATTGGTGAACCGCTTGAATTTGAAGGTTTGGTTGCTGAGAGTAGGATACTTTGCTGGCTATAATCATCAAGTTGGTCAACCTTCTTAAGCTCTGTTCCTCCAAGAGATGCTGAGTCGGGGTCCTTGGACAAGCTTGGAGGAGGCAGCTGAGCACGACTAGTCTGTGTCATGGGCACCTGCATATCTAAATCATGTTGCCCAACTTTCTTAAGCTCTGTTCGTCCAATTAATGATGAGTTGGGGCCCTTCGACAGGCTCATAGCAGGCAGCTGAACGTGGCTGGTATGTGCCAGGGGAAGCTGCATATCTGAATCATGCTTGTCAACTTTCTTAAGCTCTATTCCTCCAAGAGATGCTGAGTCCGGGTCCTTGGACAAGCTTGGAGCAGGCAGCTGAGCATGACTTGCTTGTGTCATGGGAAGCTGCATATCTGAATCATGCTGCTCAGCTTTCTTAAGCTCTGTTTGTCCAATTAATGGTGAGTTGGGGTCCTTGGACAAGCTCGTAGCAGGCAGCTGAGCATGGCTAGTCCATGTCATGGGAAGCTGCATATCTGAATCATGTTGGTCAACTTTCTTAAGCCCTGTTCCTCCAAGAGATGCTGAGTCAGGGTCCTTGGACAAGCTCGGAGCAGGCAGATGAGCATGACTAGTCTGTGTCACGGGAAGCTGCATATCTGAATCATGTTGTTCAACTTTTGTAAGCTTTGTTCGTCCAAGTAAAGATGAGTTGGGGTCCTTGGACAAGCTCGTAGCAGGTAGCTGAACATGACTAGTCTGTGTCATGGGAAGCTGTATATCTGAATCatgtttttcaactttcttaagcTCTGTTCCTTCAATTAATGACGTGTCAGGGTCCTTGGACAAGCTCGTAGCAGACAGCTGAACCTGACAAGTCTCTGTCATGGGAAGCTGCATATCTGAATGATGTTGGTCAACCTTACTAAGCTCTGCTTCAATAAATGATGAGTTGGGGTACTTGAAAAAGCTTGGAGCAGGCAGATGGCCAGGAGGAGTCTGTATCATGAGCAGCTGCATATCCGATTGTCCAGTAGGATTTGaaaaatttatcatcatatcacgtTGAGGCCCCCATATACCTTGGGTTGCCAGTACTTCATTTTGATATGGATTGGTCCTTTTCGAACAAAATTGACCATCCATACCCATCGCAAACTCTTGATAAGGGTTAGCAACATTGTCAACCAATTCCAATTTAGCATCACTAGATACATTTTGTTGCTGCTGAACTGAAAAATGGCCAGAGTACAACCCGAGTTCTTTTCCATTAGTCCCCAAGGCAGTCATTGGATTGGACACACTAACACCATTTTGACACCCTCCTAAAGGGAAAACAGAACTTGGCATGCTTTTCCATTGACAGGCTGGGGAATATAACAAACCACATGACTGGGAAGTAGACTGATACTGTTGACAAGATGATCCATCATATACAGCTGACTCAGTGGCCTCAGCTTGTGCAGTATACGAGGCCATAGTGCTGGCGAATGTAGCAGAAATGCTTTCCTCTAATATAACCTTTTTATCAAGGTCAATAATGTTTTCACTGCATTTCATCACATTCAATTATATTATAAATTCagaaatataaataaaaaatatGTGCCGTCTTTTTAAATACTTCAATAATAGATATAGACTTTGAACATTTTGCTGGTTGATCTAGTGCTCCTAGCAGAGTATACTAAACCAATCTAAAATGCCATAACCAGAAAAGTATGATGAAAATAAATCttaatttttttgttaagtaaGTTATTAGGTGTTTGCAGGAATCATTTTGCTACTTCTGCCCAGCAGAGCCACAAGCACTAGCATTAGTAATTGAGCATCAATAACTGAACACATAACTGTATATTCATGTAGCAAGAGTTTCAGGATATATAATCACTACAACAACTACAATTCTGTGCAACAACTTCTAGTTGGAACTTAAAAAAGAGAGTGCCATCAAAACTTATTCACAGCAATTATATAATGAGATGGCAGCTTTCAGCTTACCCTTTCTGAAATAATTCATATGTCTGTGGAAATGTATCACTTGATGCCCCAAATGAATTAAGTAGTGAATCAATTTCCATTTGCTCTTCACAATCATAAAAGCCATGCAACTTTTTCATTCCACTATCTACATATCCATCTACACTGTTTGCAAATGAACTGAACTGTTCATGTGATTTATCATTCTGTCTGCCCTGGGTTACTGGCATCAAATCAAAAGATTCACCATGGACAGGATATGTCCTCAAGTCAGCAGAATGCATTTCATCTCGACGTTCACAGAGAGTTGCCCTGTTATATTCAGGCACATTAAGCCCAAAAGAGGATATGCCTTCATCATTATCATACGGGAGATCAACAGAGTTTTGTAAGTTACAAATTCTGCTGGTATTTGTGACAGTGGCTTCAGCCTCTCCAGGGAAGGGTAAAAAGTTTGAGGTGAAAGATGGACTTGCTAAACAGCCATTGTCCCAAACAACTTGGTGCTGCATGGTGTTCCCACCTGAAAGTTCTGTATTGTTGAAAGTCAAGTCACTGCACTCTTCATTAGGTGCTTCCAAAGCCTCTTGCATTTGCATAAGCGCAGCCCAAGTCCCATCCTGCTTGTCAGCAATGCAGTTATCACTTTGCAAAGGGCTGCTATATGGATAACACAAAATCCCTGTGCTACAACTACTTCCGAATGAGATAGCTCTATCATCATAACCATCAGTATCGTGAGAAGTTGTTTCTTCAAGATGATCAAGGCAGGATACATCAGAAGGTCTACTGCGATGTGTGATACTGGTGCGATTATTTTGCACCTGCATTCCATCAGATTCTGCAGGCTGAAGAGGTCTAGAAAAGTGGTCAAACTGTTGATATTCTCCCAGTGGAGCAGAAGCATTATTCAGAACAAAATTTGGACCACTTGGTAAAAAACCTTTATCTTCAAAACCCTGCCTTGAAACTGAATAACCATACTGTAAAGCCCGGTTATAATATTCCTGATTTGCATTTTGTGGAAAACCAAATGCACTTGGGTCAACTGGCAAATCTTTTGCACCAGACCCATCTACTTTAGCCGGCATTTCGGCAGAATTGCTAGACTGGAACTGCATCTTCACTGGTTGACTGATTAACCACTGGTTGCCTGATTAGCTGGTGAACACGTACGGCAAGTTGAGAACTTATCGTGCCCACTCGACAGTAGTGTTGTCGAATTTTAGAGCCTGAAATTGTGTACCTACAGCTGAAACATTAAGCATGAGACAAATCTTAGTTGAGGTCAAATGAGGGTGCATAGTTCAACACTATCTGTTTCCCTTCATAAAAAGCATTTATATAAGCTTTCTTCCCTTGAAACTATTAACATTTCAATAGCTTGGTTGATTTGTACACGCACAAATCGGCAACCAGGACATACCTCAACGGCATGCAGTACATCACACTTAAATCATCATCGCAAAAAGCATACGGACCAAACTGAATCGGGTCATTTGGACTAATTAGTTACTAGATAGAATTCAGTATCTTATTAGAAAATACTTGCACTCCTACACTGACCATGACTCAGTTACCCATTATCACCAACAAGAATCAGCATGCATGATGCGAGCCAGTAAAACCAAAAGTAAGTTCACAGTCGAATACCATTTCAAAACCATAAGTGTAAGTGCAAGGTGGTACTTGAAGCTGCAGCTAAGAACCGAGCATCTACTTAATTAAAACCCTAAGAGACCGACCGCCTGAGCTAATACAGACGCGCCGAGTGATTTAACGCCACCCACCCAACTCAGCATTTCAGAACCCACACCTAACCACCTATCTCTACTCCCGAGAGCCAACCTGCTCAAATGAGCGCCCACGCAAGCTTAAACGAGAAACCGTAAGGTTTAGGGAGGAATAGGGTTTACCAATCAATGGCGACACCGGTGGCGGCGGGCGGAGGCCGGGGTGCGAAGCGGCGGCGCTGCGTGAAGCCCCTCCGCGAGCTCCCCGCGGCGGAGGTAGCTCCCGAGCTAGGGTTTTGGAGCTGGAGAGTGAAAGAGGTGGCTGCGTCCGAGCGGCCGACAGAGGTAGCAGGAGGCGGAGTGAAGTGGGAGCGTGCGCTTTGACTTTTCAATGCTCGGAAAGCAGAGGACCACTAAGCGGTGTGGGGCCGGGCCGTGGGCCGTACTGGGCCGGGCCCAAACTATTCTCTATTTCTGAGTACTCTGTTTCCTCGTCAGTTTCTGCTCTAGTTTTGTTTCAGATCTTGAAAAAAGAAAGGGGAGAGTGGAGAGATGAAGGAGGCGACGACGTCGGGGAGGGGCGCGAGCGCCTGTCACGGCTTAGACATGGGCAGCCGACCAAAGGGTAAATAAGGGTGGCGCAAAGTGTGTTCATCTTTCAGCACATAATTATCATGAATGTGAGAAAGCTTATTTTATATTTTTCATCTTGTAATCTACAGTTATATGGTTAGGGAACATATCGGCATAACACGGAGATAAAAAAGATCAAAATAAGATCCTTATTATACAAGTTTAGAATGGAAGACATTATTATAGATGGTAATACACGGTCGGCCTAATTCATATGTGGATCTAACACAACCATACAAAACTATGTTCAGTTAACAAATAATTCATAGATGTGAAGTAATTAAAAAATACCATATTCAACACATATACTGCATAGCCAGATCTAAACTACAAAACAAATAACAAATCAACCCGTACATGGATAAATCTAACAAATTAACAAATCAGCCGATTCACTTGAAGGATTTAAGAAAGACGAATGATTGATTTAACAACCTGATTTGCgagggagcagcggcggcgccggtACCTACTAGATCGGGAGGCCGTGCATCTCCACATGCGTCGATGAACAAGACGTGATGTCACAGATGCAGCGCGTCGCCGACGTGGATGTACATCGCACCGGCGATTCAACACATCGCCGGCGTTAGCTCCAAACAGATCCGTCTTTTGGTATAGCCAGCAAGCACAAAAAAGGAAGTGGCGGCTGTTGTGGGGAGTGTGGTGTGGTCTGGAGATCGCTAGTCCCCTTTTATAAGGTAGGGTTCCACAAACTGGGCCGTCACGGGCCCTGAACATCGCACACGGGATTGAGACAAAACCGTGTGCGGCATTCACAAAGGAGAAACCGTTTGCGATATTTTCACACACATTTTGACCATTGGAAAGCGTGTGCGATGTGATAATATTCGCAAACTGTAAATAACAGGAAAATCGCACACGATTGAAATGTTCTTCTAAATATATATAAATTTACAAATTATAAGACACCAAAAGGACAATTCATACATTTACATATATATTTAGATCGTAAATCTACTCGCCTTCGCCGGTGATGACGACGATGTCGGCAGCGGCGGCTATCTCCGTGCGCTCTCTATCTTCCTCGTGCTTGTACGCGAAGTACGCCATGAGCACCTCCTGCTCCTCGAGAAACTCCTCCTCGTCCTTGCCTATCGCTCTAACACCTCTCACCATTGTAGCTGCGGCGACTCGTGTTCGTCGCTCGTAGTCTCGTAGTCGCCACGTCTTCGTCGCCCTTCATATTTCTTTCGTcgtcatcaaagaaaccaaacgaAGTGCTCCTCCTACGTCACCGAAGGCGCCTGCTCCGCCACCGGAGCCTCTTGCTCTACACGGTGGTGCTTCGCCTACGAGTACTACGCGACTCACGAAAGCCGAACGGTATTCTTGGTGTGAACCATGAAGTAGTGAAGTGCTTGTCTATTGTAATGCTGGTGCAGCACTGCAGCAGCGGGGGGCTTTATGTAGGCCAGCCGAGGAAACATTACAaggtaaaataaaaaaaaaagattgtAAACCTAAATCAAAATGTGGGATTGGTGTCAAGGATCATAGAAAGCAAATCGAAATCCAAATTTGGCCTGGGTGTCAACGATCATAGAAAAAAATGTATATCTAAATCTAAATCTAAatcaatatttttattttctttatattACTACTTCTGGGGCTGATTATAGACACGCCGCTGGATCAGATTCTACTACCAAAAAAACTCGCCCGATTTTTCCCATTCTAGATTCAGAGCTCAGCTTACAACTAAGGAGGCAGCACCGGCGAAGGAAGGAGTTAGAtctgccaccaccacctcaatcTCCGACCACGCAAGCCACCACCACCTCAATCTCCGGCCACCCAAGCCACCACCCTACTCCGGCAGTCCGGCCAGTGGAATGGAACAGCCATTGCCCGCACCCCACCTTTGTCCCTTCCTCAGCATGTCCACTAAACTTAAGCCAAGCAATTTGTTGGTTATGTTTCTTGCCAGGAACTACATCTCCATCCCCTACGGCCTCAGTGTGCTGTTCCGCATTGGCAAGGCCATCCTTGAAAATCTTTCTACAAACCTCGCATAAGTAAAGACAAAATTACAGTTACATGCTTTCTATAAACTGCAGTTACACACCACGTTCTGTGGAATCTACGGCAAATAAAAACAATCACCATCCTCAAACAAAAAAGTACATTTTAAGTCTGGAAAAAACTTGAACCAACAAATTTACATCAAGAAGAGACGGCAGGgcagaaaaaaaaaaaggaaaatatcgCAATGACAACATTCCTCCGCATACAAATATGAGCACAGAAACACATCGCCAAGGGGGTACACAGTCGCAACGAACGATACAAGTACAGTCTCTTTCAGCTACCACAACCCAAGCATTCCACCCAGAGTCACTCGTACATGGGACAAACTAGTGATACGGGACCGAAATaagcaaacaaacaaaaatgTCTAGCATTAGGTTAGGTTG contains:
- the LOC124696048 gene encoding uncharacterized protein LOC124696048 gives rise to the protein MQFQSSNSAEMPAKVDGSGAKDLPVDPSAFGFPQNANQEYYNRALQYGYSVSRQGFEDKGFLPSGPNFVLNNASAPLGEYQQFDHFSRPLQPAESDGMQVQNNRTSITHRSRPSDVSCLDHLEETTSHDTDGYDDRAISFGSSCSTGILCYPYSSPLQSDNCIADKQDGTWAALMQMQEALEAPNEECSDLTFNNTELSGGNTMQHQVVWDNGCLASPSFTSNFLPFPGEAEATVTNTSRICNLQNSVDLPYDNDEGISSFGLNVPEYNRATLCERRDEMHSADLRTYPVHGESFDLMPVTQGRQNDKSHEQFSSFANSVDGYVDSGMKKLHGFYDCEEQMEIDSLLNSFGASSDTFPQTYELFQKG
- the LOC124698959 gene encoding uncharacterized protein LOC124698959, whose translation is MASYTAQAEATESAVYDGSSCQQYQSTSQSCGLLYSPACQWKSMPSSVFPLGGCQNGVSVSNPMTALGTNGKELGLYSGHFSVQQQQNVSSDAKLELVDNVANPYQEFAMGMDGQFCSKRTNPYQNEVLATQGIWGPQRDMMINFSNPTGQSDMQLLMIQTPPGHLPAPSFFKYPNSSFIEAELSKVDQHHSDMQLPMTETCQVQLSATSLSKDPDTSLIEGTELKKVEKHDSDIQLPMTQTSHVQLPATSLSKDPNSSLLGRTKLTKVEQHDSDMQLPVTQTSHAHLPAPSLSKDPDSASLGGTGLKKVDQHDSDMQLPMTWTSHAQLPATSLSKDPNSPLIGQTELKKAEQHDSDMQLPMTQASHAQLPAPSLSKDPDSASLGGIELKKVDKHDSDMQLPLAHTSHVQLPAMSLSKGPNSSLIGRTELKKVGQHDLDMQVPMTQTSRAQLPPPSLSKDPDSASLGGTELKKVDQLDDYSQQSILLSATKPSNSSGSPINKLDGEVVSRPIKRKRSTAYVLTSHEQVMSRGGKMQCLSGPELDCANATERLPEKVDGENATFAENSTVVSRAQRRLDLTTSLIQYVLPVPPARLLAANVTNSSETVVYHISKLVVSDMYRTDNAMQSEYMPPNETSTSGKEDNNIVSEVLETFNTRFDELERSVSRAEKALTFQDFASEVRDIERWSILHRFVKLRMLQEYRRLHAGGSLDSTPHPFSTSILKHHEDPSMPLDSLNRVRCRLLK